Proteins from one Thioflavicoccus mobilis 8321 genomic window:
- a CDS encoding HEPN domain-containing protein translates to MPELLADFEESDLPVSRRTGRMIGDLAALCPTGPGKREVRAADPTGLHRALRELAGDLDIHETVAAFHVQQAAETALKAAVSHAGEPPRRTHGVAEMPDARSDAGIERPSHADRFDELNPYAEESLRGLVDPAGGDRLAVDRMSGQAALPRRHLLVLTGFAASCHLISSRTGCYEHDSY, encoded by the coding sequence TTGCCGGAGCTGTTGGCGGATTTTGAGGAGAGCGATCTGCCGGTTTCGCGTCGAACTGGTCGAATGATCGGGGACTTGGCGGCGTTGTGCCCGACCGGCCCCGGCAAGCGTGAGGTCCGCGCAGCGGACCCTACGGGGCTCCATCGGGCGTTGCGCGAGCTGGCCGGAGATCTGGATATTCATGAGACGGTGGCTGCCTTTCACGTCCAGCAAGCGGCCGAGACGGCCTTGAAGGCGGCGGTTTCCCATGCCGGCGAGCCGCCTCGGCGGACGCATGGCGTCGCCGAGATGCCCGATGCACGATCCGACGCCGGCATCGAGCGGCCGTCTCACGCCGATCGGTTCGACGAGCTGAATCCGTATGCGGAGGAATCGCTCCGAGGCTTGGTGGATCCCGCCGGAGGCGACCGATTGGCAGTGGACCGGATGTCGGGTCAGGCTGCCCTTCCCCGACGCCATCTCCTGGTTTTGACGGGTTTCGCTGCGAGCTGCCATCTCATCTCTTCGCGGACAGGTTGCTACGAACATGACAGCTATTAG
- a CDS encoding Uma2 family endonuclease, protein MEAARHTRDRHTYGDYLAWPDDVRYELIDGEAYPMAPAPTLEHQEVAGEIFRQLANALADPGQACRPFIAPVDVRLPRAAEADELIDTVVQPDVLVVCDPAKLDRRGVRGAPDLVVEVLSPATASHDHRRKRQVYERAGVREFWLVHPTDRMVTIYRLAESRFGKPEICELAGETPVAILSGDGLRRPLPSAHRSGKAARGRRDRCCSPAPSCVGRLTETGSPPRSGRSPCWRSCRR, encoded by the coding sequence ATGGAGGCGGCACGACACACGCGCGATCGTCACACCTATGGCGATTATCTGGCGTGGCCGGACGACGTGCGTTACGAGCTGATCGACGGCGAGGCCTATCCGATGGCCCCGGCGCCCACGCTGGAGCATCAGGAGGTCGCCGGGGAGATCTTTCGTCAACTGGCGAATGCCTTGGCGGACCCGGGGCAGGCTTGCCGTCCTTTCATCGCCCCGGTCGATGTCCGCCTGCCGCGCGCCGCTGAGGCCGACGAGCTCATCGACACGGTGGTGCAGCCGGACGTGCTGGTCGTCTGCGACCCGGCGAAGCTCGATCGGCGCGGCGTGCGCGGGGCGCCGGATCTGGTCGTCGAGGTCTTGTCGCCGGCCACCGCGAGTCATGATCATCGACGCAAGCGCCAGGTCTACGAACGGGCCGGCGTGCGCGAGTTCTGGCTGGTGCACCCGACCGACCGGATGGTGACCATCTATCGCCTCGCGGAGAGCCGCTTCGGCAAGCCCGAGATCTGCGAACTCGCCGGCGAGACGCCGGTGGCGATCCTGTCGGGCGATGGGCTTCGGCGACCATTGCCAAGCGCGCATCGCTCGGGCAAGGCTGCTCGAGGGCGTCGTGACCGATGTTGCTCGCCCGCCCCGTCGTGTGTCGGCCGTCTCACGGAGACAGGGTCGCCACCTCGTAGCGGCCGAAGCCCATGCTGGCGTTCTTGCCGACGTTGA
- the cas6 gene encoding CRISPR system precrRNA processing endoribonuclease RAMP protein Cas6 has product MPSDEPHLPLARYRFTYTAADDLHLPPYPGSLWHAVFGLHLRTLCCVHPGTDCATCPLLHQCRYSLLFSGPRPPDAALMRRYATIPVPHVFQLDAEYPPHIGAGGRIRASLVLVGKANAELPLVIQAMAAAGWGGLGAERARARLDDVTQLPSGDAPSHLVAADGRIGEALPAESPSTPPPPAALRLHFTSPYRAGGAVPADRLEPGPFLMALVRRASLLQYFYTSRQLMAPFADLKATAAEARVIAQDWRAQPATRYAARHGRRLPTGGLLGYIDLDMRGIEPLWPYLHLGQWLNVGKNASMGFGRYEVATLSP; this is encoded by the coding sequence ATGCCGAGCGACGAACCCCATCTGCCGCTGGCCCGTTATCGCTTCACCTACACCGCGGCCGACGACCTGCACCTGCCGCCCTACCCCGGCAGTCTCTGGCACGCCGTGTTCGGGCTTCATCTCCGGACGCTCTGCTGCGTCCACCCGGGCACGGACTGCGCTACCTGTCCGCTGCTCCACCAGTGCCGCTATTCGCTCCTCTTCAGCGGTCCGCGCCCGCCGGATGCCGCGCTGATGCGCCGCTACGCGACCATCCCGGTGCCCCACGTCTTCCAGCTCGACGCCGAGTATCCGCCGCACATCGGGGCCGGCGGGAGGATCCGCGCCTCGCTGGTCCTGGTCGGGAAGGCCAATGCCGAGCTGCCGCTGGTCATCCAGGCGATGGCCGCGGCCGGCTGGGGTGGCCTCGGCGCCGAACGCGCCCGTGCCCGGCTCGACGACGTCACCCAGCTGCCGAGCGGTGACGCCCCGTCGCACCTCGTCGCAGCCGACGGCCGCATCGGCGAGGCGCTGCCCGCCGAGTCGCCGTCCACGCCGCCGCCACCGGCCGCCCTCCGCCTGCACTTCACGAGCCCGTACCGGGCCGGCGGTGCGGTCCCGGCCGATCGGCTGGAACCCGGCCCGTTCCTCATGGCCCTCGTGCGCCGCGCCTCGCTGCTCCAGTACTTCTACACCAGCCGCCAGCTCATGGCTCCGTTCGCGGACCTCAAGGCGACCGCCGCCGAGGCCCGCGTCATCGCCCAGGACTGGCGAGCGCAGCCCGCCACCCGTTATGCCGCCCGGCACGGCCGGCGCCTCCCGACCGGCGGGCTGCTCGGCTACATCGATCTCGACATGCGCGGCATCGAGCCCCTCTGGCCGTACCTGCACCTCGGCCAGTGGCTCAACGTCGGCAAGAACGCCAGCATGGGCTTCGGCCGCTACGAGGTGGCGACCCTGTCTCCGTGA
- the vapC gene encoding type II toxin-antitoxin system VapC family toxin has translation MVLVDSSVWIDYFNGVPTAECDALDTLLGNELVLIGDLILTEVLQGFRTDAAYRQARTLLEPLTLCRLGGRKIALAAADHYRYLRRRGVTVRKTIDVIIASYCLLHDVELLHVDRDFDAIEQHLGLRVHRLV, from the coding sequence ATGGTCTTGGTCGACTCGTCGGTCTGGATCGACTACTTCAACGGGGTTCCCACCGCCGAATGCGATGCGCTCGACACCCTGCTCGGCAATGAATTGGTACTGATCGGCGACCTGATCCTGACCGAGGTGCTGCAAGGCTTCCGCACCGATGCCGCTTACAGGCAAGCGCGGACCTTGCTCGAGCCGCTGACTCTTTGTCGTCTCGGAGGACGAAAGATTGCCTTGGCCGCGGCCGATCACTATCGATACCTGCGCCGCCGAGGCGTGACGGTACGCAAGACGATCGACGTCATCATTGCGAGCTATTGTCTTTTGCACGACGTGGAACTCCTTCACGTAGATCGGGATTTCGACGCCATCGAGCAGCACCTCGGCCTTCGGGTTCATCGACTCGTATAG
- a CDS encoding 2-hydroxyacid dehydrogenase, which yields MSATFDRGVVLDLATIDAGDISLANLAATCRTWTHHRATPADAVAERIAGAQVVVTNKVILDRARLAAARGLRLVCIAATGTNNVDLAAARELGIAVTNVAGYATPAVVQHVFAGILAHATRMAAYRASVAAGDWSRSGRFCLLDHPIHEIAGRRLGIVGYGELGRAVARIAEAFGMEVLIAQRPGGPPEAGRLPLAELLPRVHVLSLHCPLAENTRGLIGATELAAMRPDALLINTARGGIVDEAALAEALRRGHIGGAVVDVLSVEPPPPDHPLLAPDIPNLTVTPHVAWASREARQRLIDGVAAKIAAFAAGEPCSRVA from the coding sequence ATGTCCGCGACCTTCGACCGCGGGGTCGTGCTCGACCTCGCCACCATCGACGCCGGCGACATCTCGCTCGCGAACCTCGCGGCGACCTGCCGCACCTGGACGCACCACCGCGCCACGCCGGCCGACGCCGTCGCCGAACGGATCGCCGGGGCGCAGGTGGTGGTCACCAACAAGGTCATCCTCGACCGGGCGCGGCTCGCGGCGGCCCGGGGGCTGCGGCTCGTCTGCATCGCCGCGACCGGCACCAACAACGTCGACCTCGCCGCGGCGCGCGAGCTCGGCATCGCGGTGACCAACGTCGCCGGCTATGCGACCCCGGCGGTCGTGCAGCACGTCTTCGCCGGGATCCTCGCGCACGCGACGCGGATGGCGGCCTACCGCGCCTCGGTCGCGGCCGGCGACTGGTCGCGCAGCGGCCGGTTCTGCCTGCTCGATCACCCGATCCACGAGATCGCCGGGCGGCGCCTGGGCATCGTCGGCTACGGCGAGCTCGGCCGGGCCGTGGCGCGGATCGCCGAGGCCTTCGGCATGGAGGTTTTGATCGCCCAGCGCCCGGGCGGCCCGCCCGAGGCCGGCCGGCTGCCGCTCGCCGAGCTGCTGCCGCGCGTGCACGTGCTCAGCCTGCACTGCCCGCTCGCCGAGAACACCCGCGGCCTGATCGGCGCCACCGAGCTCGCGGCCATGCGCCCCGACGCCCTGCTGATCAACACCGCGCGCGGCGGGATCGTCGACGAGGCGGCCCTCGCCGAGGCCCTGCGCCGCGGCCACATCGGCGGCGCCGTCGTCGACGTGCTGAGCGTCGAGCCGCCACCGCCCGACCACCCGCTCCTCGCCCCCGACATCCCCAACCTGACCGTGACGCCCCACGTCGCCTGGGCCAGCCGCGAGGCCCGCCAGCGGCTGATCGACGGCGTCGCAGCGAAGATCGCCGCCTTCGCCGCCGGGGAACCCTGCTCACGGGTGGCTTGA
- a CDS encoding ABC transporter ATP-binding protein, giving the protein MLSIDNLTKRFASSADRPLFENLSLTLAPGESVAIMGESGVGKSTLLNCIAGLEPVDAGRIRLGETELTALDEDAFAGLRRRALGFVFQAFHILPHLTLAQNVALPLWLLDVGDAEADRQARAMLARVGLEARAEDWPRHLSGGELQRVAIARALVHGPALVLCDEPTGNLDPERAAGVLALLFGSLRAAGAIGILVTHSRVAAGYADRILRLTAAGLVADSEPDPQNS; this is encoded by the coding sequence ATGCTCTCCATCGACAATCTGACGAAGCGCTTCGCCTCGTCGGCCGACCGCCCACTGTTCGAGAATCTGTCCCTGACCCTCGCGCCCGGCGAGTCGGTTGCGATCATGGGCGAGTCGGGCGTCGGCAAGTCGACGCTGCTCAACTGCATCGCCGGGCTGGAGCCGGTCGACGCGGGCCGCATCCGCCTCGGCGAGACGGAGCTGACGGCCCTCGACGAGGACGCCTTCGCGGGCCTGCGCCGCCGTGCGCTGGGCTTCGTCTTCCAGGCCTTCCACATCCTGCCGCACCTGACCTTGGCGCAGAACGTCGCGCTGCCGCTGTGGCTGCTCGACGTCGGCGATGCCGAAGCGGATCGGCAGGCACGGGCGATGCTCGCGCGGGTCGGTCTGGAGGCGCGCGCCGAGGACTGGCCGCGCCACCTCTCCGGCGGCGAGCTCCAGCGCGTCGCGATCGCCCGGGCGCTGGTCCACGGGCCGGCCCTGGTGCTCTGCGACGAGCCGACCGGCAATCTCGATCCCGAGCGCGCCGCCGGGGTCCTGGCGCTGCTGTTCGGGAGCCTGCGCGCCGCCGGCGCCATCGGCATCCTGGTCACCCATTCGCGCGTCGCGGCGGGCTACGCCGACCGGATCCTGCGCCTGACCGCCGCCGGCCTGGTCGCGGACTCGGAGCCGGATCCGCAGAACTCATGA
- a CDS encoding AbrB/MazE/SpoVT family DNA-binding domain-containing protein has product MIAMKMSAGGRVVVPAEIRKALGIRDGDTVLWELGEGEARLTTRREQLRRAQALVRRYVPADRSLVAELEVERRAESGRD; this is encoded by the coding sequence ATGATTGCGATGAAGATGTCGGCAGGCGGCCGGGTTGTCGTGCCGGCAGAGATCCGCAAGGCGCTCGGGATCCGGGACGGCGATACCGTGCTGTGGGAACTGGGCGAGGGCGAGGCGCGGCTGACGACGCGCCGGGAGCAGTTGCGCCGCGCTCAGGCGTTGGTGCGGCGGTACGTGCCAGCGGACCGGTCCCTGGTCGCCGAGCTCGAGGTGGAGCGCCGCGCAGAGTCCGGGCGCGACTGA
- a CDS encoding type II toxin-antitoxin system VapC family toxin, which produces MVLDASAVLAYLQQEAGWERVEAALLQGRCVLSGVNLAEVLSRLSDWDVPLEEAQAALAAWDLEIAVFDAPAARATAALRPLTRALSLSLGDRACLALAHTRGMTALTADRAWAQLGPGLGVTVDSIRPESGDR; this is translated from the coding sequence ATGGTCTTGGATGCCTCCGCGGTGTTGGCGTATCTCCAGCAGGAGGCGGGGTGGGAGCGTGTCGAAGCGGCCTTGCTACAGGGGCGTTGCGTCTTGTCCGGTGTCAATCTGGCCGAGGTCTTGTCCCGGCTCTCGGACTGGGATGTGCCACTGGAGGAGGCGCAGGCCGCGTTGGCGGCCTGGGACCTGGAGATCGCGGTCTTCGATGCGCCTGCGGCCCGCGCGACCGCTGCGTTGCGGCCGCTGACCCGTGCCTTGAGCTTGTCGCTTGGCGACCGCGCCTGTCTGGCACTCGCGCATACGCGCGGGATGACGGCATTGACTGCCGACCGTGCCTGGGCGCAGTTGGGGCCTGGTCTCGGGGTCACGGTGGATTCGATCCGCCCGGAGTCTGGCGACCGGTGA
- a CDS encoding type II toxin-antitoxin system VapB family antitoxin: MRTNIVIDDQLMERALAASGYRTKREAVEEGLRLLVRLKEQERIRAARGKLPWDGDLEAMRRDDE, from the coding sequence ATGCGTACGAACATCGTCATCGATGACCAACTGATGGAGCGCGCGCTCGCCGCCTCTGGATATCGGACGAAGCGGGAAGCCGTCGAGGAAGGTCTTCGCCTCCTGGTGCGACTCAAAGAACAGGAACGAATCCGAGCGGCTCGCGGCAAGCTGCCCTGGGACGGAGATCTCGAAGCCATGCGGCGTGACGACGAGTGA